The nucleotide window CGGCCAGCGTGTCGCGCCCGGCGAGCACCACCGCCGCCTCGCCCCTGCGGAGCGCCTCGTCCGCGGCGGCGGGGTCCAGCACCCGCACCTCCAGCTCGGGCTCGCCGCGCAGGGCGTCCAGGTGCCGCTCCGCGGCGGTGCCGCGGACCACCGCCAGGGGGAGCCGCTCCTGCGAGGGGCTCCCGAAGGCGAGCCCCAGCCCAACGGCCATGATGATGGGGAAGCCGAAGGTCCAGAACAGGGCCTCCGGCTCGCGCAGGAACTGGCGGATGCGGAGCAGCGTCAGCTCGCGCAGGGGGTGCAGCTCACTCATCGCGCAGCCCCCGTCCGGTGCGGGCCAGGAAGACGTCCTCCAGCGTGGCCTGGTGGGTGCTGAGCGAGGTGAGGCCGCCGCCGCGCGCCTCCACCAGCTCCAGCAGCGCGGGGAGGGCGTGGTGCGGCCCCGCCACGGTGAGCAGGAGGGCGTCGCCGTGCGCGCGCACCTCGGTGACGCCGGGGAGGGCCAGGAGCGCCGCGTGCGGGAGGGAGACGGTGCTCGCGAACTCCACCACGTGCTCCGCGCCGAGCGAGCGGATCAGCTCCCGCGGCGTCCCCTGCACCAGGATCTCCCCGCGGTCCAGGATGGCGATGCGGTCGGAGAGCTTCTCCGCCTCGTCCATGAAGTGGGTGGTCAGCAGCACCGTGCCACCCCCCGCCTTGAACGCCTCCACCACGTCCCAGAGCTGTCGGCGCGACTGCGGGTCCAGCCCGGTGGTGGGCTCGTCCAGGAAGAGCACGTCCGGGGAGCCGGCCAGCGCGCAGGCCACGCTGAGCCGCTGCCGCTGCCCGCCGGAAAGGTCGCGCACCTGGGTGCGCCGCTTCTCGCCCAGCTGCACCAGGGCGATCAGCTCCTCCACCGTGCGTCCGTCCGCGTAGAAGGAGCGGAAGAGGCGGAGCGTCTCCTCCACGCTGAGGCGGTCGGGGAGGTCCGTCTCCTGGAGCTGCACGCCGAGGCGCGC belongs to Longimicrobiaceae bacterium and includes:
- a CDS encoding ABC transporter ATP-binding protein gives rise to the protein MEEHTETDRTAIRCRGLHKRFGDTVAVKSLDLEVPRGECFGLLGPNGAGKTTTIEILEGLREPDGGTVEILGMTWRAHGERLRARLGVQLQETDLPDRLSVEETLRLFRSFYADGRTVEELIALVQLGEKRRTQVRDLSGGQRQRLSVACALAGSPDVLFLDEPTTGLDPQSRRQLWDVVEAFKAGGGTVLLTTHFMDEAEKLSDRIAILDRGEILVQGTPRELIRSLGAEHVVEFASTVSLPHAALLALPGVTEVRAHGDALLLTVAGPHHALPALLELVEARGGGLTSLSTHQATLEDVFLARTGRGLRDE